GCTACAAGGGGTTATCGAGAAGCATTATACATAAAAAGATAAAGATTTCGAATGAAAAAAGTATTAGTAATGGTAGCATTAGTCATGATAAGCGTAATTGTGTACGCTTTCAATGATAAAGCAGAAACCAATCAAGGTAAAAAAGAGGCAACAGGTAACGGTGAAGTCGTCGTAATGAACAAGGAAATGTTTCTGAAAGACGTCTTCGATTATGAAAAATCAAAGGAGTGGAAATACAAAGGCGACAAGCCTGCCATCATCGACTTATATGCCGATTGGTGTGGACCTTGTCGCCAGACAGCTCCTATCATGAAAGAATTGGCAAAGGAATATGCAGGGAAAATTACCATCTACAAAGTAAATGTAGATAAACAAAAAGAACTGGCAGCCCTGTTCAATGCAACCAGTATTCCATTGTTCGTATTCATCCCCATGAAAGGAGATCCACAGCTTTTCCGTGGGGCTGCTGACAAAGCAACCTACAAGAAAGCAATCGATGAATTTTTATTAAAATAAAAAGGGAAAAAGATAGTGACGCCATCCGGTAAGGATAGTGACGCTATAATGAATAAATAGTGACGGTATCCCAAGAGGATAGCGTCACTATTTTTATATACTTATCGACCCTTATTTAAAGTACCCTACAGGATGGTTCATCATAGGAACCTGAGTGTCTTTCAACTTCAGCA
This portion of the Bacteroides acidifaciens genome encodes:
- a CDS encoding thioredoxin domain-containing protein; the encoded protein is MKKVLVMVALVMISVIVYAFNDKAETNQGKKEATGNGEVVVMNKEMFLKDVFDYEKSKEWKYKGDKPAIIDLYADWCGPCRQTAPIMKELAKEYAGKITIYKVNVDKQKELAALFNATSIPLFVFIPMKGDPQLFRGAADKATYKKAIDEFLLK